A segment of the Catenuloplanes nepalensis genome:
CCGGTTCGCCACGATCGGGCTCGCGCTGGTGCTGGCCTCCACCGTGCTCGGGATGATCTGGCAGATCGCGACGCCCGGGGTGCTCGAGGCGGTCGGCACGTCGCTCTTCGGCCTCTACTCGTTCGGCCAGTGGATCGTCACCGGCGGGCTGTCCGTCGCCGGCCTGGCCCTGCTGATCGCGGCCGTGCTGGCGCGCGCCACGCCGCGCAACCCGTGGGAGGCCGTGGACCAGGGTCCACGGCCTCCGTTCATTCAGTGACCTCGCCCGCCTCGGGCTCGGGCGCGGGCCGGGGTTTGCGGCCCGCGGCCCGCAGCGCCTGCCGCAGCGCGAACTCGATCTGCGCGTTCACGCTGCGCAGGTCGTCCGCGGCCCACTTCGCGACCGCGTCGTAGACCTGCGGGTCCAGGCGTAACAGCAGCTTCTTGCGCTCCGGCATCGACCGTGCCCTTTCAGGAGTACAGCGACCCCGCGTTGACCACCGGCTGCGCGGCCCGGTCACCGCACAGCACCACCAGCAGGTTGGCCACCATCTGCGCCTTGCGCTCCTCGTCGAGCTCGACCACGTGCTCGGCCCGCAGCCGCTCCAGCGCATTCGACACCATGCCGACCGCGCCCTCCACGATCTGGAACCGCGCGCCGACGATCGCGCTCGCCTGCTGACGCGCCAGCATCGCCTGAGCGATCTCCGGAGCGTAGGCCAGGTGCGTGGTGCGCGACTCCAGCACCTCCACGCCGGCCCGCTCGAACCGCTCACGCAGCTCCGCGGTCAGCTCCTCGCTCACCACCGAACTGTCCCGCAGGCTGGACCGGCCGGTGTCGTGCGCCTCGTAGGGGTAGCTGGTGGCCAGGTGCCGCACCGCGGTCTCGGCCTGCACCGCCACGTACTCGATGTGGTCGTCGACCGAGAACACGGCCGCGGCCGGGTCGACCACGCGCCACACCACGACCGCGGCGATCTCCACCGGGTTGCCGTCCGCGTCGGACACCTTCAGCCGGTCGGTCTCGAAGTTGCGCACCCGCAGCGTCACCCGCCGCCGCGCCGTGAACGGCCACGTCCACTGCAGACCCTCGGTGCGGATCACGCCCAGGTAGCGCCCGAAGAACTGCACCACCTGCGACTCGTTCGGATTCACCACCACGAACCCGGTCGACGCGATCGTCAGGATCACCGCGAGGACCACCGCGGTCACCCCGATGATCACCTCGCCACCGTCCGCGTTCAGGAACGGCAGCGCCACGCCCGCCCCCGCCGCCGTCAGCA
Coding sequences within it:
- a CDS encoding SPFH domain-containing protein, which gives rise to MERRVFRLNGFLVIGLLVLLTAAGAGVALPFLNADGGEVIIGVTAVVLAVILTIASTGFVVVNPNESQVVQFFGRYLGVIRTEGLQWTWPFTARRRVTLRVRNFETDRLKVSDADGNPVEIAAVVVWRVVDPAAAVFSVDDHIEYVAVQAETAVRHLATSYPYEAHDTGRSSLRDSSVVSEELTAELRERFERAGVEVLESRTTHLAYAPEIAQAMLARQQASAIVGARFQIVEGAVGMVSNALERLRAEHVVELDEERKAQMVANLLVVLCGDRAAQPVVNAGSLYS